In a genomic window of Staphylococcus taiwanensis:
- a CDS encoding PLP-dependent aminotransferase family protein has translation MPNKQTLYISLYEKLKNQIIEGQYQANDKFPSKRQLSEHLSLSHTTIEHSYQLLLDEGFIYSKPRSGYYVSDIQSLPIINISHNEFEEINQPIREHHYQYSFNLAEIDAEYFPLHLFRKYAKEAFEDTEIDLLEKGDIQGEENLRQQIAHYLFNSRGVSCHPNQIVIGSSTEQLLSMVSDLLKSSSFIIEKPSYPPIKHVLDKHNRNYIQATVEEDGISINEVLNSNKNILYVTPSHQFPTGYVMNLKKRTQLIKWAHQQNNRYIIEDDYDSEFRYYGKPIPALQSLDKKDKVIYISTFSKSLYPSCRIAYLVLPTKLLQDYKAMPYKESNTVPVHIQQIIANFMSSGSFERHLNKMRRIYREKLNYILERLDPYKEQIKIEGALQLFSLLFGKVLNRNIFHKHRDVRYSNADGCNSVVRSSVSNFLINFSSD, from the coding sequence ATGCCAAATAAACAGACGTTATATATTTCACTTTATGAAAAATTAAAAAATCAAATTATTGAAGGTCAATATCAAGCTAATGATAAATTTCCATCTAAACGCCAATTAAGTGAACATTTATCTTTGAGTCATACGACGATTGAACATTCTTATCAACTTTTATTAGATGAAGGGTTTATTTATTCAAAACCACGTTCAGGTTACTATGTGTCAGACATTCAATCATTGCCAATTATCAATATAAGCCATAACGAATTTGAAGAAATTAATCAACCTATTAGGGAACATCATTATCAATATTCCTTTAATTTAGCTGAAATTGACGCTGAATATTTCCCCCTTCATTTATTTAGAAAATACGCTAAAGAAGCTTTTGAAGATACTGAAATAGATTTATTAGAAAAAGGAGATATTCAAGGAGAAGAAAATCTACGACAACAAATCGCACATTATTTGTTTAATAGTAGAGGCGTATCATGTCACCCTAATCAAATTGTAATTGGTTCATCAACAGAGCAATTATTAAGCATGGTTAGTGATTTGCTTAAATCATCATCATTTATAATAGAGAAACCTAGCTATCCTCCAATTAAACATGTACTAGATAAACATAACCGTAATTACATTCAAGCTACGGTAGAAGAAGATGGAATCAGTATAAATGAAGTTCTTAATTCAAATAAAAACATATTATATGTCACACCATCTCATCAGTTTCCGACTGGATACGTTATGAATTTAAAAAAACGAACGCAACTCATTAAATGGGCACATCAACAAAATAATCGATATATTATTGAAGATGATTATGACTCAGAATTTCGATACTATGGCAAACCAATTCCAGCATTACAAAGTTTAGATAAAAAAGATAAAGTAATCTACATTAGTACCTTTTCTAAATCACTGTATCCAAGCTGTCGAATTGCATACCTTGTACTGCCAACTAAACTACTACAAGATTATAAAGCTATGCCATATAAAGAAAGTAATACTGTTCCCGTTCATATTCAACAAATTATTGCTAATTTTATGTCTTCAGGAAGTTTTGAACGTCATTTAAATAAAATGAGAAGAATTTATAGAGAGAAATTAAATTATATTTTAGAAAGATTAGATCCATATAAAGAACAAATTAAAATAGAAGGCGCACTTCAACTTTTTTCACTCTTGTTTGGCAAGGTTTTAAACCGAAACATTTTTCACAAACACCGTGACGTGCGTTACAGTAATGCTGACGGATGTAACAGTGTTGTTCGATCCAGCGTCAGTAATTTTCTTATCAATTTCAGCAGTGATTAA
- the pdxS gene encoding pyridoxal 5'-phosphate synthase lyase subunit PdxS, with protein MSKIVGSDRVKRGMAEMQKGGVIMDVVNAEQAKIAEEAGAVAVMALERVPSDIRAAGGVARSANPKIVEEVMNAVSIPVMAKARIGHITEARVLEAMGVDYIDESEVLTPADEEYHLRKDQFTVPFVCGCRNLGEAARRIGEGAAMLRTKGEPGTGNIVEAVRHMRKVNAEVSRLVVMNDDEIMTYAKELGAPYDVLKQIKDNGRLPVVNFAAGGVATPQDAALMMELGADGVFVGSGIFKSEDPEKFAKAIVQATTHYQDYELIGKLAGELGTAMKGLDINQISLEERMQERGW; from the coding sequence ATGTCTAAAATTGTAGGATCTGATCGAGTTAAAAGAGGAATGGCTGAAATGCAAAAAGGTGGCGTAATTATGGACGTCGTTAATGCAGAACAAGCTAAAATTGCAGAAGAAGCTGGAGCGGTTGCAGTTATGGCATTAGAACGTGTGCCATCTGATATCAGAGCAGCTGGTGGCGTGGCACGTAGCGCTAATCCAAAAATTGTTGAAGAAGTGATGAACGCTGTATCTATCCCCGTTATGGCGAAAGCACGTATCGGTCATATTACTGAAGCACGTGTATTAGAAGCTATGGGTGTTGACTATATTGATGAATCTGAAGTATTAACACCTGCAGATGAAGAATATCATTTAAGAAAAGACCAATTTACAGTACCTTTTGTATGTGGTTGCCGTAATTTAGGTGAAGCTGCACGTCGTATTGGTGAAGGCGCTGCGATGTTACGTACTAAAGGTGAACCAGGTACAGGTAATATTGTAGAAGCAGTAAGACATATGAGAAAAGTTAACGCAGAAGTTAGTCGTTTAGTTGTAATGAATGATGATGAAATTATGACTTATGCTAAAGAATTAGGAGCTCCATATGATGTTTTAAAACAAATTAAAGACAATGGCCGTTTACCAGTAGTTAACTTTGCAGCTGGTGGTGTAGCTACACCTCAAGACGCTGCATTAATGATGGAATTAGGTGCAGATGGAGTATTCGTTGGGTCAGGTATTTTCAAATCTGAAGATCCTGAGAAATTCGCAAAAGCAATTGTTCAAGCTACTACACATTACCAAGACTATGAATTAATCGGTAAATTAGCAGGCGAGTTAGGTACTGCAATGAAAGGTTTAGATATTAACCAAATCTCATTAGAAGAACGTATGCAAGAGCGTGGTTGGTAA